A window from Enterocloster bolteae encodes these proteins:
- a CDS encoding DUF3991 and toprim domain-containing protein, which translates to MEYVIFTEEEKERAGAANLVEFLLRQGEELEPSGSEWRWKRHDSVTVRNNTWYRHSCNYGGSTIQFLQEFYDMTYVEAMKCLLEGNYQPVIRETGDGSTCLKAKSRKEFQLPEPYKNEKRVLAYLSRTRFVDYEILMFFIERGAIYEEMRRHNAVFVGFDNQGKARHAHMKGAYTNGESFRLNVEGSDPAYGFGYCGEGPRLYVFEAAIDLLSFLTLYPLEWKKQSYICLDGLSEHAMLQMLHSHPWLQEVILCMDHDPAGIEGCYRLKEILEGEGYKNVSRLSSRNKDWNEDLKEMHGIHPAPAREHPGLLTCMKLCLWLKNQEDKLCTDEEALKQIQDSFHHLSMAMERQVTYGEDHGAEMLMCLEDMSASGFHLLLENHRNEEPSCTKEQLANQLFKSYQPHRDRGRMRVKSEELKMTVESICPLDMQKCTKEDMETGTDSFRTFIMACMKCYIQISKITKEQQQESDRNVTVTCVEGIQEQEV; encoded by the coding sequence TTGGAATATGTCATTTTCACAGAAGAAGAAAAGGAACGCGCAGGAGCAGCAAACCTGGTGGAATTTCTCTTACGCCAGGGGGAGGAACTGGAACCGTCCGGAAGTGAATGGCGTTGGAAACGGCATGACAGCGTGACGGTACGTAATAATACCTGGTATCGGCATAGCTGTAACTACGGAGGTTCAACAATCCAGTTCCTGCAGGAATTCTATGACATGACGTATGTTGAAGCGATGAAGTGTCTGCTGGAAGGTAACTACCAGCCGGTCATCCGGGAAACTGGGGACGGGAGTACATGCCTCAAGGCGAAAAGCAGAAAGGAATTCCAACTACCGGAACCATATAAGAATGAGAAACGTGTCCTGGCTTATCTTTCCCGGACACGTTTCGTTGATTATGAAATCCTTATGTTCTTCATTGAGCGGGGAGCCATCTATGAAGAAATGAGACGGCATAATGCAGTGTTCGTAGGCTTTGACAATCAGGGCAAGGCGCGCCATGCGCATATGAAAGGAGCCTACACAAATGGAGAAAGCTTCCGGCTGAATGTGGAGGGCTCAGATCCCGCCTATGGATTCGGTTACTGTGGGGAAGGTCCGAGACTGTACGTGTTTGAGGCAGCCATTGATCTTCTGTCGTTCCTGACACTCTATCCCCTTGAATGGAAGAAACAGAGTTATATCTGTCTGGACGGATTATCCGAACACGCAATGCTTCAGATGCTGCACAGTCATCCCTGGTTACAGGAAGTCATTCTCTGTATGGACCATGACCCGGCTGGAATTGAGGGATGTTACCGGCTGAAGGAGATCCTGGAGGGAGAGGGATATAAAAACGTGTCGCGTCTGTCATCCAGGAATAAGGATTGGAACGAGGACTTGAAGGAAATGCACGGAATCCATCCAGCGCCTGCAAGGGAACATCCAGGACTCTTAACGTGTATGAAGCTATGCCTGTGGTTGAAGAATCAGGAAGATAAGTTATGTACAGATGAGGAAGCCCTAAAGCAGATTCAGGACTCCTTTCACCACTTAAGTATGGCAATGGAACGGCAGGTGACATATGGGGAAGACCATGGAGCGGAGATGCTCATGTGCCTGGAAGATATGTCTGCCTCCGGATTCCATCTGCTGCTGGAGAACCATAGAAACGAAGAACCATCCTGTACAAAAGAGCAGCTTGCAAACCAACTGTTTAAATCCTATCAGCCACACCGGGACAGAGGAAGGATGCGGGTAAAATCAGAGGAATTAAAAATGACGGTCGAATCCATTTGTCCATTGGATATGCAGAAATGTACTAAAGAAGATATGGAAACAGGAACGGACTCCTTCAGAACGTTCATCATGGCCTGTATGAAATGTTACATCCAGATCAGCAAGATAACTAAAGAACAGCAACAAGAGTCTGATAGGAATGTGACAGTTACCTGCGTGGAAGGGATTCAAGAACAGGAGGTGTAG
- a CDS encoding ABC transporter ATP-binding protein, whose product MKTDEMQNIIQDKMTDEAGTLLEIRNLKVRFTARKKVLTAVDGVSLSIRPGEIVGVVGESGSGKSVMSQSILRLREYDSDVNYEGQVLFEGKDLLKVSQAEMRGVRGNRIAVIFQDPMTSLSPVHTVGRQLSEVLILHKKMTKQQAEERCGELLHLTGIPNPQDCMTKYPYELSGGMQQRVMIAMALSCEPKLLIADEPTTALDVTIQEQILNLIAELNERMGMSVLFITHDLGAMAQICHSVRVMYLGNLVEEAQAEALFARPLHPYTQGLLDCIPRLDSDRSQPLHVISGVVPPLSNVPEGCRFCTRCPYADQRCMLQNPPSVEVYPGHKAKCWKYVTEQEVM is encoded by the coding sequence ATGAAAACAGACGAAATGCAAAATATAATACAAGATAAAATGACTGATGAAGCAGGGACATTGCTGGAAATCCGTAATTTGAAGGTAAGGTTTACGGCCCGGAAAAAAGTACTGACAGCGGTGGACGGCGTGAGTCTGAGCATCAGGCCCGGAGAAATCGTGGGCGTTGTGGGGGAATCCGGCTCGGGCAAAAGCGTTATGTCCCAGTCAATCCTGCGTCTGCGGGAATACGACTCGGATGTGAACTATGAAGGCCAGGTATTGTTTGAGGGCAAGGACCTTTTAAAGGTGTCCCAGGCTGAAATGCGCGGAGTACGGGGCAACCGGATTGCAGTCATTTTTCAGGACCCTATGACATCCTTAAGCCCGGTTCACACCGTCGGCAGACAGCTATCGGAAGTGCTGATACTGCATAAAAAGATGACAAAACAGCAGGCTGAGGAACGGTGCGGGGAGCTGCTGCACCTGACCGGCATACCCAACCCGCAGGACTGTATGACAAAGTATCCTTACGAACTGTCAGGCGGTATGCAGCAGAGGGTGATGATTGCCATGGCTCTGTCCTGTGAGCCGAAGCTGCTGATTGCCGATGAACCCACCACGGCTCTGGATGTTACCATACAAGAGCAGATTTTAAACCTGATTGCAGAACTGAACGAGCGCATGGGGATGTCAGTCCTGTTTATCACCCATGACCTGGGAGCCATGGCCCAGATCTGCCACAGTGTCCGCGTTATGTATCTTGGCAATCTTGTTGAGGAGGCCCAGGCTGAAGCATTATTTGCCCGTCCCCTTCACCCATATACCCAGGGGCTTTTGGACTGTATCCCGCGTCTGGATTCAGACCGCAGCCAGCCCCTGCATGTGATTTCTGGCGTGGTGCCGCCCTTGTCCAATGTGCCTGAGGGATGCCGTTTCTGTACCCGCTGTCCTTACGCTGACCAGCGCTGTATGCTGCAAAACCCTCCATCTGTGGAGGTGTATCCCGGCCATAAAGCAAAGTGTTGGAAATATGTTACGGAACAGGAGGTGATGTAA
- a CDS encoding ABC transporter permease — translation MLRLYCRYFSIQLKSALEYKVSFLLTALGQFFVSFAGFLSVFFMFQQFHTVDGFTYQQVLLCFSVVLSAFSIAELFAAGFKGFSHVVSNGEFDRIMLRPAGTLFQTFASKIEFSSVGRLLQAVVILAYAIWSSGIRWTIQGVLLLLFMILCGIFLFMGLYIIYATLCFFTIEGLEFMNIFTDGGREFGRYPAGIYGSSILKFLTFIVPLACFQYYPLLILLGKSSRKLYAAAPIVCLIFFALCCIFWRAGVSRYKSAGS, via the coding sequence ATGTTACGCTTATATTGCCGCTATTTCTCCATACAGCTGAAAAGTGCTCTTGAATACAAAGTTTCCTTCCTCCTCACGGCCCTTGGACAGTTTTTTGTTTCCTTTGCTGGTTTTCTGAGCGTGTTCTTTATGTTTCAGCAATTTCATACAGTGGATGGCTTCACCTACCAGCAGGTTCTTTTGTGTTTTTCCGTTGTCCTGTCCGCCTTCTCAATAGCGGAATTATTTGCAGCAGGCTTTAAAGGGTTCAGCCATGTGGTTTCCAATGGTGAATTTGACCGGATTATGCTCCGGCCCGCTGGTACCCTTTTTCAGACCTTTGCCTCCAAAATTGAATTTTCCAGCGTGGGACGCCTGTTGCAGGCAGTCGTTATTCTTGCTTATGCCATATGGTCTAGCGGTATCCGCTGGACCATACAGGGAGTTCTTCTTCTGCTTTTCATGATTCTGTGCGGTATTTTTCTATTCATGGGATTATACATCATCTATGCCACACTCTGCTTTTTTACCATAGAGGGGCTGGAGTTCATGAACATCTTCACGGACGGCGGAAGAGAATTCGGACGATATCCTGCCGGCATCTACGGAAGTTCCATATTAAAATTCCTCACCTTCATCGTCCCTCTGGCCTGCTTTCAATACTATCCCCTGCTTATTCTTTTGGGAAAAAGCAGCCGGAAGCTCTATGCTGCCGCTCCCATCGTATGCCTTATATTCTTCGCCCTCTGCTGCATATTCTGGAGGGCCGGAGTAAGCAGATATAAGTCGGCAGGTTCATAA
- a CDS encoding ABC transporter permease: MLSYIIKRILSLIPTLFVVSVVVFLVVYMIPGGPATALLGMEATPEAIADLNAELGFDRPFFVQYADWFINMLHGDWGQSYFLQTTVLDAIGEYFAPTFSLAVFAQLISLVIAVPLGILAAYRRGTCVDMITVSASLLGIAIPGFLLSMFLMLFFGVHLKWLPVAGYVQMSQGILEHLRYLLLPALSLGVVQAAYITRMSRSAMLDVLYMNYIRTARAKGLKESAVVLVYGLKNAGPTILTVVGQSFGSLVTGTIVTETLFNIPGLGMLTMTSITRRDVFVIQGVVLFVTFIYVLVNLAVDILYGFVDPRIQLGNK, translated from the coding sequence ATGTTATCTTATATCATAAAGCGGATTCTCTCTCTGATTCCGACTCTGTTCGTGGTGTCCGTGGTGGTTTTCCTGGTGGTCTATATGATTCCCGGAGGACCAGCCACAGCACTTTTAGGCATGGAGGCAACTCCAGAAGCCATTGCAGATTTAAATGCAGAGCTGGGGTTTGACCGCCCCTTTTTTGTGCAGTACGCAGACTGGTTCATAAACATGCTCCACGGTGATTGGGGACAGTCCTATTTCCTTCAGACCACCGTGCTGGATGCCATAGGGGAATACTTTGCCCCAACTTTCAGCCTGGCTGTTTTCGCGCAGCTTATATCTTTGGTTATCGCTGTCCCCTTGGGAATTCTGGCTGCATATAGACGGGGAACCTGCGTTGACATGATTACGGTATCGGCTTCTCTGCTGGGAATCGCCATACCTGGTTTCCTCCTCAGTATGTTTCTGATGCTGTTTTTCGGCGTCCATCTGAAATGGCTTCCTGTGGCAGGTTATGTGCAGATGAGCCAGGGGATTCTTGAACATCTCCGGTATCTGCTGCTCCCGGCACTATCGCTGGGAGTGGTCCAGGCCGCCTATATCACCCGTATGTCCCGCTCGGCTATGCTGGATGTATTGTATATGAATTACATCCGTACAGCCCGGGCAAAGGGCCTGAAGGAATCTGCTGTGGTCCTGGTCTACGGACTGAAAAATGCCGGTCCCACTATATTGACGGTAGTAGGGCAGTCCTTTGGCAGTCTTGTAACAGGAACCATTGTTACCGAGACACTGTTTAACATACCGGGACTGGGCATGCTCACCATGACCTCTATTACACGCCGGGATGTTTTTGTTATTCAGGGAGTGGTTCTGTTTGTAACATTTATTTATGTGCTGGTTAACCTTGCAGTGGATATTCTGTACGGTTTTGTGGACCCGCGCATACAGCTTGGAAACAAGTAG
- a CDS encoding ABC transporter ATP-binding protein, with product MITLEHICKTYRVARRNSGLSAAFASLFHREYETIHALEDISFHIREGEIVGYIGPNGAGKSSTIKIMSGILVPDSGQCHINGMNPWKQRKEYVKDIGVVFGQRSQLWWDVPVADSFELLKDIYRLSDQSYHRNLSYLIQLLDIGTIIRTPVRQLSLGQRMRCELAASLLHSPRILFLDEPTIGLDAVSKVAVRNIIREINRDQGTTIILTTHDTQDIEALTNRILLIGKGRLLLDGDLQMLKKHYSSAKHISIDYTPAPLCGRASDLLDILENGLSVIKDIPGHLEVLADTTTVSVSQVISILNSRLEINDLSITGTTMDEMVVSLYQEYSI from the coding sequence ATGATTACATTGGAGCATATCTGCAAGACATACCGGGTGGCCAGGAGGAATTCGGGTTTGTCGGCTGCTTTTGCTTCCTTGTTCCACAGGGAATATGAAACCATCCACGCGCTGGAGGATATCTCCTTTCATATCCGTGAGGGGGAAATCGTGGGTTATATAGGCCCTAACGGCGCAGGAAAAAGCAGCACCATTAAAATTATGTCCGGCATCCTGGTCCCCGACAGCGGCCAATGCCATATCAACGGTATGAATCCATGGAAACAGCGGAAGGAATATGTAAAGGACATCGGGGTGGTGTTCGGACAGCGCTCCCAGCTGTGGTGGGACGTGCCTGTGGCAGATTCCTTTGAGCTTTTAAAGGACATATACCGCCTCTCAGACCAGTCCTACCACCGGAATCTGAGTTATCTGATTCAGCTTCTGGACATTGGAACCATCATAAGGACGCCGGTCCGCCAGCTTTCCCTTGGGCAGCGAATGCGGTGCGAACTTGCTGCCTCCCTCCTTCACTCGCCGCGAATCCTCTTTCTAGACGAGCCCACCATAGGGCTGGATGCCGTCTCAAAAGTTGCGGTCCGCAATATTATCCGGGAAATCAACAGGGACCAGGGCACCACCATTATCCTTACCACCCATGACACGCAGGATATAGAGGCGTTGACAAACAGGATTCTTCTCATAGGAAAAGGCCGCCTTCTATTGGACGGCGACCTTCAGATGTTGAAAAAACATTATTCTTCTGCCAAACATATTTCCATTGATTATACACCGGCCCCCCTATGTGGCAGGGCTTCCGACTTACTGGACATCCTTGAAAACGGGTTATCCGTTATCAAGGATATACCCGGCCATCTGGAAGTCCTGGCCGATACAACTACCGTCAGCGTGTCCCAGGTCATTTCCATCCTCAATTCCCGGCTGGAAATCAATGACCTGTCAATCACAGGCACCACCATGGATGAGATGGTTGTTTCCCTCTACCAGGAGTATTCAATATGA
- a CDS encoding VirD4-like conjugal transfer protein, CD1115 family: MDGSGVTLLIVIGFFMFAVISGIAMLSCHYTLDGIKSKTVGDGQHGTARFATKQEIRRTFTHVEYLPEAWRRGSRLPEAQGLVVGGVFKGKRVTALVDTDDVHTLMIGSAGVGKTAYFLYPNIEYACASGMSFLATDTKGDLFRNYAGIAKKYYGYEAAVIDLRNPTRSDGNNLLHLVNQYMDQYQKDTSNLAAKAKAEKYAKITSKTIINSSGGDAASYGQNAYFYDAAEGLLTAVILLIAEYCPPEKRHIISVFKLIQDLLAPSGVKGKNQFQLLMDKLPPDHKAKWFAGSALNTGDQAMASVMSTALSRLNAFLDSELEQILCFDTVIDAERFCNTKSAIFVVLPEEDATKYFMASLIVQQLYRELLAVADEQGGKLKNRVMFYLDEIGTIPKIESLEMAFSAVRSRRCSIVAIIQSFAQLQKNYGKEGSEIITDNCQDGIFGGFAPNSESAEVLSKHMGNRTVLSGYVSRGRNDPSQSLQMIARPLMTPDEIKALKKGTFIVTKTGAHPMQTTLKLFLKWGITFEEPYELQERAARKVSYADKLELEMEIMNRQLAVNLSAMEVMSEIETRCSERMLVKKEHGRPGTIGGKLPVRVD, from the coding sequence ATGGATGGTTCTGGTGTGACACTGTTAATTGTCATAGGATTCTTCATGTTTGCAGTGATTAGCGGGATTGCAATGCTATCCTGCCATTATACGTTGGATGGAATCAAAAGTAAGACAGTAGGGGACGGCCAGCATGGAACGGCCCGTTTTGCAACGAAACAGGAAATCCGAAGAACATTTACGCATGTGGAATATCTCCCTGAAGCGTGGCGCAGGGGAAGCAGATTACCGGAAGCGCAGGGACTGGTTGTGGGGGGAGTCTTTAAAGGGAAAAGAGTAACTGCGCTGGTTGATACGGATGATGTCCACACGCTCATGATTGGGTCAGCCGGTGTAGGAAAGACAGCGTATTTTCTGTATCCGAACATTGAATATGCCTGTGCGTCAGGAATGTCATTTCTGGCAACCGATACAAAGGGGGATTTGTTTCGGAATTATGCAGGTATAGCAAAGAAGTACTATGGATATGAGGCTGCTGTTATCGATTTGAGAAATCCCACAAGAAGTGATGGCAATAACCTGCTGCATCTGGTCAACCAGTATATGGACCAGTACCAGAAAGATACGAGCAATCTGGCTGCAAAAGCAAAAGCAGAAAAGTACGCAAAAATCACCTCAAAGACCATTATCAATTCCAGTGGAGGGGACGCGGCATCTTATGGACAGAATGCCTATTTTTATGATGCGGCGGAAGGTCTTCTGACTGCGGTTATTCTATTGATTGCGGAATACTGTCCTCCGGAAAAGCGGCATATCATCTCAGTATTCAAACTAATTCAGGATTTACTGGCGCCAAGTGGCGTAAAAGGAAAGAATCAGTTCCAACTGCTGATGGATAAGCTGCCCCCGGACCACAAAGCAAAATGGTTTGCGGGATCCGCCCTCAATACCGGGGACCAGGCCATGGCTTCCGTTATGTCCACCGCGTTATCCCGTCTTAACGCTTTCCTGGATTCAGAACTGGAGCAGATCCTGTGCTTTGATACAGTGATTGATGCGGAACGTTTCTGCAATACGAAATCTGCGATCTTTGTTGTCCTTCCGGAAGAAGACGCGACCAAGTATTTTATGGCGTCGCTGATTGTCCAGCAGCTATACAGGGAGCTCCTGGCGGTCGCGGATGAACAGGGAGGGAAGCTTAAAAACCGTGTGATGTTCTATCTGGATGAGATAGGGACCATACCCAAAATCGAATCACTGGAGATGGCATTCAGCGCCGTTCGGTCCAGGCGGTGTTCCATTGTAGCCATTATCCAGAGTTTTGCGCAGCTCCAGAAAAATTATGGGAAAGAGGGGAGTGAAATCATTACTGATAACTGTCAGGATGGCATTTTTGGCGGGTTTGCACCAAACTCCGAGTCAGCGGAAGTGCTGTCAAAACATATGGGAAACAGGACCGTATTGTCCGGATATGTCAGCAGAGGAAGGAATGATCCGTCCCAGAGCCTGCAGATGATCGCACGTCCGCTCATGACACCGGATGAAATCAAGGCACTGAAAAAGGGAACATTTATCGTTACGAAGACTGGGGCACATCCGATGCAGACAACGCTGAAACTGTTCCTGAAATGGGGGATTACATTTGAAGAACCTTATGAATTGCAGGAACGGGCCGCCAGGAAGGTAAGCTATGCGGACAAACTGGAACTGGAGATGGAGATTATGAACCGGCAGCTGGCAGTTAACCTCTCGGCGATGGAGGTTATGAGTGAAATAGAAACAAGATGTTCAGAGCGTATGCTTGTTAAAAAAGAACATGGGAGGCCGGGGACGATTGGAGGAAAGCTGCCGGTCCGCGTGGATTAG
- a CDS encoding ABC transporter permease: MKKYASFFKIRFIQGLQYRTAAYAGILTQFMWGAMEILLFSAFYRSEPEAFPMGFSQLASYYWLQQAFLALFMTWLMEEEIFQAISNGTVAYELCRPVDIYSMWFVKSLANRASKAVLRCMPILLTALLLPKPYGLALPPDVKTAVLFLLSMILGFLVVVAFSMLIYIATFFTLSPLGIRVISLSLVEFMSGGIIPLPFLPGRIRGIMELLPFASMQNAPYRIYSANIAGAAAVSTLSLQLFWVIALTVLGHYLMSLALKHAVIQGG; this comes from the coding sequence ATGAAAAAATATGCTTCCTTTTTCAAAATACGTTTCATACAGGGACTCCAGTACCGGACAGCTGCCTATGCAGGCATTCTGACACAATTCATGTGGGGAGCCATGGAAATATTGCTCTTTTCTGCCTTCTACCGCTCTGAGCCGGAAGCGTTTCCCATGGGTTTTTCCCAGCTTGCATCCTATTATTGGCTTCAACAGGCGTTCCTGGCCCTGTTCATGACCTGGCTCATGGAGGAAGAGATATTTCAGGCCATCTCCAACGGCACAGTGGCATATGAACTCTGCCGCCCGGTGGACATCTACTCCATGTGGTTCGTCAAAAGCCTTGCCAACAGGGCTTCCAAAGCAGTGTTAAGATGCATGCCCATTCTCTTGACAGCCCTGCTCCTTCCAAAGCCATACGGGCTGGCTCTGCCGCCAGACGTCAAAACTGCTGTCCTGTTTCTTTTATCCATGATACTGGGATTCCTTGTGGTAGTGGCATTTTCCATGCTGATATATATTGCAACGTTTTTCACCCTATCCCCCCTTGGAATCAGGGTCATATCCCTGTCCCTTGTGGAATTCATGTCCGGCGGAATCATTCCCCTTCCCTTTCTTCCCGGCAGGATACGCGGCATCATGGAGCTGCTTCCCTTTGCATCCATGCAGAACGCTCCTTACCGGATTTATTCGGCAAACATTGCTGGTGCAGCGGCTGTAAGCACTCTGTCCCTTCAGCTATTTTGGGTCATTGCCCTGACGGTCCTGGGCCATTATCTGATGTCACTCGCTTTGAAACACGCAGTCATACAGGGAGGTTGA
- a CDS encoding helix-turn-helix domain-containing protein gives MGYFRKLYQSGLPHRAISVYMYLKDRTDKNGTCYPSIGTISKELVLSRNTVKRGIDDLVKAGFIQKETRLRDNGGRSSNLYRLLK, from the coding sequence ATGGGATATTTCCGTAAACTATATCAGTCGGGATTACCGCACCGTGCCATCAGTGTGTATATGTACCTGAAAGACCGGACCGATAAGAATGGTACGTGTTATCCCTCTATCGGTACCATATCAAAAGAACTTGTGTTATCGAGGAATACTGTGAAACGTGGAATTGATGATTTAGTAAAAGCTGGCTTTATACAAAAGGAGACAAGGTTGCGGGACAACGGAGGAAGAAGCTCAAATCTGTACCGCCTTTTGAAATAA
- a CDS encoding ABC transporter permease, giving the protein MKISNTATDCQTSEVILREQRQICRERFFSNPGLIIGLTVFILIALAAIIIPAAVNVDPNEMAIADRLKGPSLNHPFGTDEFGRDLMIRVLYGARVSLLVGGAVALLSCVLGTVTGIYASYFKILDHILMRICEGLIAIPGVLLAIALMAALGASNLNVIIALTIVYTPSVARIVRSSALVTRGLPYVEAAKVQGAGSGRILWKLILPSVISPLTVQASFIFAQAIISEASLSFLGAGIPAPAASWGNILQGSKQVLQKAPWTVLFPGLAVVLCVLSLNLLGDGLRDYLDPRTAGRKKG; this is encoded by the coding sequence ATGAAAATATCAAATACCGCAACGGATTGCCAGACAAGTGAAGTCATCCTCCGCGAACAGCGTCAGATTTGCCGTGAGCGTTTTTTTTCCAATCCAGGACTGATTATAGGACTTACCGTTTTTATTCTCATTGCGCTGGCTGCCATAATCATTCCTGCTGCTGTCAATGTGGACCCCAATGAAATGGCTATTGCAGACCGTCTGAAGGGGCCAAGTCTAAACCATCCCTTTGGCACCGATGAATTCGGCCGGGATTTGATGATTCGCGTGCTCTATGGGGCAAGAGTCTCTCTTTTGGTAGGCGGCGCCGTGGCGCTGCTGTCCTGCGTCCTGGGTACGGTCACCGGTATCTATGCCAGCTACTTCAAAATCCTGGATCACATCCTCATGCGTATCTGTGAGGGCCTGATAGCCATACCAGGTGTTCTGTTGGCCATTGCGCTTATGGCTGCGCTGGGAGCAAGCAATCTAAATGTAATAATAGCCCTGACCATCGTCTACACCCCCAGTGTTGCCCGGATTGTGCGCAGCAGCGCCCTGGTGACCAGGGGCCTGCCCTATGTGGAAGCAGCCAAGGTACAGGGCGCAGGCAGTGGACGCATACTCTGGAAACTGATCCTGCCGAGCGTAATCTCGCCTCTGACGGTTCAGGCATCCTTTATTTTCGCACAGGCAATCATCTCTGAGGCGTCACTGAGCTTTCTGGGGGCGGGCATTCCTGCCCCGGCTGCAAGCTGGGGCAACATTCTGCAGGGCAGTAAGCAGGTGCTTCAGAAAGCGCCATGGACCGTTCTGTTTCCGGGGCTGGCAGTAGTGCTTTGCGTACTCAGCCTGAATCTGTTGGGTGATGGACTGCGGGATTACCTTGACCCGCGTACGGCAGGGAGGAAGAAAGGATAA
- a CDS encoding ABC transporter substrate-binding protein, which yields MKHRKWFRLLALALSAVMLTACGQSGGAKEEATSAVAGDTAKGTGNTQGTETAQGTGETEYKTELNVAITANPPTLDVHGVNSNIVGGIGTHIYEPLFAMDANYEPAGVLADSYTVSEDGKVYTIKLRQGVKFHNGQEMTADDVVASMSRWLELSGKAKALLEGTVFEKADDYTITMTLPEAYADAMTVVAASIQFPAVYPKSVIDSAGTEGITEYIGTGPYKLDEWKQDQYIHLVKYEDYAQPAGVSSGFTGEKLAATPDIYFRVVTDDSTRVAGVQTGQYDIAEEMPQERYQELSGDSSLKFYVKTAGTINLFFNTTKGIMTNEQMRQAIMACLNCDDIMLASYGDPNLYVLNPGWCNPDDAMWGSDAGSEYYNQNNIEKAKELLTEAGYNNEEIVLVTTPDYGEMYNATLVVQAELQSAGINAVVESYDFATFMEHRANPDQFSLYITSNRYNLNPVQLSVLTKDWAGLDRPEVDQGISAIRMAASAEESSEKWDDLQEFLYEYGAASVLGHYSGLMATGAGVEGFNFFDFPLYWNVKVPV from the coding sequence ATGAAACACAGGAAATGGTTCCGTTTGCTTGCCCTGGCTCTCAGCGCTGTGATGCTGACTGCATGTGGCCAGTCCGGCGGGGCAAAGGAGGAGGCCACCTCTGCGGTTGCGGGAGATACGGCTAAGGGAACAGGAAACACCCAGGGAACAGAAACTGCACAGGGGACAGGGGAAACAGAATATAAGACGGAGCTGAACGTTGCAATCACCGCAAATCCGCCAACACTGGATGTTCACGGCGTCAATTCCAACATTGTAGGAGGAATCGGCACCCATATCTATGAGCCTTTGTTTGCAATGGATGCAAATTATGAGCCGGCCGGCGTACTGGCTGATTCCTACACTGTAAGTGAAGATGGAAAAGTCTACACAATCAAATTGCGCCAGGGCGTCAAGTTTCACAATGGACAGGAAATGACAGCGGATGACGTGGTTGCATCCATGTCCCGCTGGCTGGAATTATCCGGCAAGGCAAAGGCCCTTCTGGAAGGAACCGTATTTGAAAAAGCAGATGATTATACCATTACCATGACACTGCCGGAGGCGTATGCCGATGCCATGACCGTGGTAGCTGCATCCATTCAGTTCCCTGCAGTCTATCCGAAATCCGTCATTGATTCTGCAGGAACAGAGGGTATAACGGAATATATAGGCACAGGCCCTTACAAACTGGACGAGTGGAAACAGGACCAGTACATTCATCTGGTCAAGTATGAGGACTATGCGCAGCCCGCCGGAGTGTCCTCCGGTTTCACAGGCGAAAAGCTGGCAGCCACCCCGGATATTTACTTCCGTGTGGTAACAGACGATTCCACCCGGGTCGCCGGCGTACAGACTGGCCAGTATGACATTGCGGAAGAGATGCCGCAGGAGAGATACCAGGAGCTTTCCGGTGACAGCAGTCTTAAATTCTATGTAAAGACCGCAGGAACCATCAACCTGTTCTTTAATACCACAAAAGGAATCATGACCAATGAGCAGATGCGCCAGGCTATTATGGCCTGCCTGAATTGTGACGATATTATGCTGGCAAGCTACGGCGACCCCAACCTGTATGTGCTCAATCCGGGCTGGTGCAATCCGGATGACGCGATGTGGGGCAGTGATGCGGGTTCAGAATATTATAATCAGAATAACATAGAGAAAGCAAAGGAGCTGTTGACCGAGGCCGGTTATAACAATGAGGAAATTGTCCTGGTAACAACCCCTGATTATGGCGAGATGTATAATGCAACCCTGGTTGTCCAGGCTGAATTACAGAGCGCCGGTATCAATGCAGTGGTTGAGAGCTATGATTTTGCAACCTTCATGGAGCACAGGGCCAATCCGGACCAGTTCTCCCTGTATATAACCAGCAACCGTTATAACCTGAATCCGGTTCAGCTTTCCGTCCTGACCAAGGATTGGGCCGGACTGGACCGTCCGGAGGTGGACCAGGGGATATCCGCAATCCGTATGGCGGCCTCCGCTGAGGAATCCTCCGAAAAATGGGATGATTTGCAGGAATTCCTGTACGAATATGGGGCGGCAAGCGTTCTGGGACACTACAGCGGCCTGATGGCCACAGGGGCCGGCGTGGAAGGCTTTAATTTCTTTGACTTTCCGCTTTACTGGAATGTGAAAGTTCCTGTATAA